Proteins encoded together in one Drosophila albomicans strain 15112-1751.03 chromosome 2R, ASM965048v2, whole genome shotgun sequence window:
- the LOC117576321 gene encoding peripheral plasma membrane protein CASK isoform X10, which produces MTEDEILFDDVYELCEVIGKGPFSIVRRCIHRESNQQFAVKIVDVAKFTASPGLSTADLKREATICHMLKHPHIVELLETYSSEGMLYMVFEFMEGSDLCFEVVRRAVAGFVYSEAVACHYMRQILEALRYCHENDILHRDVRPACALLATVDNSAPVKLGGFGSAIQLPGTRETIETHGRVGCPHYMAPEVVTRRLYGKGCDVWGAGVMLHVLLSGRLPFLGSGVRLQQSIARGRLSFEAPEWKSISANAKDLVMKMLAANPHHRLSITEVLEHPWIRDRDKLQRTHLADTVEELKRYNARRKLKGAVQAIAGGTNMDPLYASDADMPIAGAPDEWADEEAGIEAVQRILDCLDDIYSLQDAHVDADVLRDMLRDGRLQQFLQLFDRIGSTVITTNGRAPTAEAVARSRDVLELLSSVGVGVGNKYAKDELMQLLAAPHLQNSHAINKINKKKYKKSTQNFKLNSSRN; this is translated from the exons atgaccGAAGACGAAATTCTCTTTGACGATGTTTACGAGCTCTGCGAGGTCATTGGCAA GGGTCCATTCTCCATTGTGAGGCGTTGCATACACAGAGAGTCGAACCAGCAGTTTGCTGTGAAAATCGTTGATGTGGCCAAATTTACGGCCAGTCCAGGACTGAGCACAGCGG ATCTGAAACGCGAAGCCACAATATGTCACATGCTAAAGCATCCGCACATCGTCGAGCTGCTGGAAACCTACAGTTCCGAGGGCATGCTCTACATGGTCTTTGAATT CATGGAAGGCTCCGATTTGTGCTTTGAGGTTGTGCGACGCGCCGTCGCAGGTTTTGTCTACAGCGAGGCGGTGGCTTG TCACTATATGCGGCAAATACTGGAGGCACTGCGCTATTGCCATGAGAACGATATACTGCATAGGGATGTGAGACCCGCTTGTGCCCTGCTGGCCACCGTGGACAACTCGGCGCCAGTGAAACTGGGCGGCTTCGGTTCGGCGATACAGTTGCCGGGCACACGCGAAACCATAGAAACACATGGACGCGTCGGCTGTCCGCACTATATGGCGCCGGAAGTGGTCACCAGGCGTCTGTATGGCAAGGGTTGCGATGTCTGGGGCGCTGGTGTTATGCTGCATGTGCTGCTCTCGGGTCGTCTGCCATTTTTGGGCTCCGGTGTGCGGCTGCAACAGTCGATAGCACGCGGCAGACTTTCG tttgaGGCACCAGAATGGAAATCAATTTCGGCCAATGCCAAGGATCTAGTCATGAAAATGCTGGCGGCCAATCCACATCACAGACTCTCAATCACCGAGGTGCTGGAGCATCCCTGGATACGTGATCGCGACAAATTGCAGCGCACTCATCTGGCGGATACTGTTGAGGAATTGAAGCGCTATAATGCGCGACGCAAGCTCAAGGGCGCTGTGCAAGCGATTGCCGGTGGCACCAACATGGATCCACTGTATGCCAGTGATGCAGACA TGCCCATTGCAGGCGCACCGGACGAATGGGCCGACGAGGAGGCTGGCATTGAGGCTGTGCAACGAATATTGGACTGTCTGGATGACATCTATTCGCTGCAGGATGCCCATGTGGATGCGGATGTGTTGCGTGATATGCTCCGCGATGGACGATTGCAGCAATTTCTGCAGCTGTTCGATCGCATCGGGTCGACGGTCATCACGACCAATGGTCGAGCACCCACAGCGGAGGCTGTGGCGCGCAGTCGCGATGTCCTGGAGCTGTTGTCATCGGTGGGCGTTGGTGTGGGCAATAAGTATGCCAAGGATGAGCTGATGCAGCTTCTTGCCGCGCCGCACTTGCAG aACTCGCATgctataaacaaaattaacaaaaaaaaatacaaaaagtcaACTCAAAATTTCAAACTAAATTCAAGCAGAAATTAA